The DNA segment AGGTAGTGTGCATACCATGTTTCACTCAAACAAAAACGAGAGACTTTAGCAATTTCAGCTAAATGCATCCACATATTATAGCTATGACTAGAAGAAGTTTAAGGGGAAGATAGATACAATGAGTACTAGGTATCAAGAAAACAAATAATATACATGTTAAAAGCAGCATAGAGTTCATATTTAGCTGAGTAATTAGAGCTACTAAAAAGTCTCTGGTGCTTCTGGAACATCATGATGCTAAAATCGTGTCCTGGCATCAGAGGTCAAGGTCTTCAGCATTCCCCATGTCACCTTCGGGCATTCCTCAGCCTTTCGAGGATGAGGATGGACACGATGGACTTTTGCATGGGGCTGCTGAGCCTGTAGATGTGGAGTCAGGGTCATGGTCCTTGCAAAGTCCGGAAGGGATTCTGCAGGCCTTTGTGCCAGTGCATGTCTTGGCCTATAGGGATGGATACAGTGACTTGGAATCCACACAGGACCTGAGGAAGTACGAACAGTAGGGCATCCTTGCCTCTAGGTAATTAAAGAACCAGGTCCCTGTCACTGTGGGTTGGGGAGCTGCTGGTATGTCACTAGAGAGCGTTCCAGAAGTCGTTCCAGAGATACCTCTTTCCTAGAATGGCATTCCATAGGAGAAAATTTATTAAGAAAGGAaacagttactgtatttttcgctctataagacgcaccagaccacaagacgcacctagtttttggatgaggaaaacaagaaaaaaaaatattctgaatctcagaagccagaacagcaagagggatcactgcacagtgaaagcagcaatccctcttgcagttctggcttctgggatagctgtgcagcctgcattcactccataagacgcacacacatttccccttactttttaggagggaaaaagtgagtcttatagagcaaaaaaatacggtaattgatttAAGGTAAAGAGAATAGGAGTTAAAGCGCAGGAAGGACATCCACCAACAATATCCTTAGCTTGTGTCAGAGGAATGAAAAAATTGTGTTATCAGCTGTATAATTCCCTGATGAAAAAATGTGTGAGTATCAATTGCATTAGAAAATAATGGACAGAAGGATTTCAGAGCAGAATCAGCATATAGATTTCCTTCTGAAATTATATCTTTGAATCCTGTATGGGAGCAAAATGTGAGCAGCATAGAAAGGCATAGTTCTAGGCATTAAGAGATATTTCAGTGTCAAGAACAAAGAGAGTAGATTAAAATCTAGCATAGGAGAAAGATAGGAATTAGccaaatgtgatttaaaaaaatcccacttCACACAAAAATCACAAACTGCAGTGGAAGTGTAGGCTGGTCTCTGTCAGTTTTCTGATTAGCTGCAAAAAATATGCCAGTTATTTTCAGAATCCTTATACGTAGAGGTGTTGAATAGGAACCTGTTTTTGGACAGAAACCAATTTTCAGGGTACCTGTTGAATTAAAACTAGGCGTGACTCTTTAGGAGGGTTAAAATAAACTATCCCAAGTTAATCAGTAAAAGCAAACTGATAGGAAAGAGAAGAACTCATTAAGGATTCGTGCTCCTGTTTTAGAAAAAAGCAAATAACAAACAGCAATCTCAAATCCAGTGTTAGGCAAATGTAGCCACTTTAAAATCACTATTCTATCAGCAGCGTCTGGGGAAAAAAGTGGTTCTGTAGGTGAAAACATTGTATTAAGGAGAAATCACGCGTATGAAGTGACTCCAAAACTCTGCAACTGCTGTAAAGTAAGTTCATTAGGAATTGTAAGttcagggaggaaaggagaaaaaaacagTCTGCAACAAGTGATGACGAATGAGTCTCACTGTCTGAGGTGGAATCAGACCTGTATGCTATGTCTTAATTTTATAAACCACCATaggtgtgggaaaatgattgcttgtacatgagagcatgagcaaggttcttattgttacagggtgatttcatagctagaagcatccttggagcatgaacagcgcgtgaacagctcgtgctgtcctatGATTGGCTAATGTGGCATGGCCTGATGCTCGCATAAgtctagtgcgaaggtccttATCTGCTTGCTAGAACAAATTGTTGGCTTGTACttttgtatctttctgatttcacacaataaaagctgcGCTGCATCAGCCCTAGGGAGCAGCCATATTTCGGAACCTAAtaaggtgtgagactgatttttcCCTGGATGCCGAGCTGCAACTCGACAATTGGTGCCCCGTGTGACTGACTTCGGATTTCACGTTGCTTCTCATCGTTCAGCGCTCACCACGCGTCTTTCATCCGCTTCGGATCCCGGTGAGTGCTCCCTTGCTACCCCGTgtgactgccttcggacttcacgTTGTTTTTCATTATTCAGCACTCACCAACACGTCGTTCATCCACGTAGTGGATCCCTGGTGAGTGCTCCCGTGTGATTTCTTTCGGACTTCATGCTGTTTTGCAACGTTCAGCCTCACCTCGCCCGGCAGGGCTGCAGACGCGTCGTTCATCCACGTAGTGGATCCCCGGTGAGAGCTCCCGTGTGAATGTGATTCTGGACTACGTTACGGACTTATCAGCACTTACCTCGCCCGGCAAGGGCTTCAGGCGCCATTCATCCTTCCGAGGATCCCTGGTAAGTGCTCCCTGCTCTTTTTGCAACTCTTGCAATCATGGGAAAGTCTCTCTCTGCACCacagaaaaaaatttttaaagaCCTTAAATTCCTTTTGGCCAGTAACAACCTTGCTGTTCGGAAAGCTGACCTTAAGTCCCTTATAAAAGCCCTGGACACTCACTGTCCCTGGTTTCCCCAGGACGGAAATTGGGAGTTAGACGATTGGAAAAAAATTGGACACTTCTTTCAAAATCATCCTCAGATTGATGTCAAGGTTTTGCATGCCTGGGGTAACGTCTACAAAGCTATGTCATGCTTAACTCCTTCAAACattcttctggctgctgaaaCAACTTCTTCGCCCGCCCTCCCAGCTCCCGCTTTGCCTGCCTCAAACCTACCTCCTAAACCGCCGGACATTCTCCCTTCGCCTACTCCTGTCTCTCCCCTGCATTCTTCAAATTCTGCAGCACCCCccgctcttccacctcctccgccCAAGGCATTTGGCACTGCTTCTACTACTCCTCTCCAAGAATCTCTCCGTGCCGCTGCTCCGTTGCTAGCTTTTGATTCTACAACTCCTAATCTTTTTCCTGTGAGTGTTCCTGCCGCCCCAGGGGGCGGCCCAGCCCGGCACGAACAGTTTGATTTGAGATTCATAAAGGAACTGTATTCTTCTGTCAAAGACAATGGCcctgcacccccagcccccattaTGCTGAACCAAACTGATGTTCTTGATGGCTTAACTGGCGAAGGCAATTTTCTTACTATTGCCCAACAGTTGGCCCTTGATTCCATGTATTGGACAGCTACCACTGCTGCCGCCCAAGAAGCTTTGTCCTCTGTTCCTGATGACAAGAATGAGAGCGGTGGCAGCATCAGACAGGGCCCTACAAAGCCCTATGGACAATTTGTCGATCGCTTGGATAACACTCTTAAGCGGCAAGTTCAGGACGTAGCAGCCCAAGAACTGATTGTCCGCCAGCTTGCGTTTGAGGACTGTAAGCAAGCGCTGCGCCCTTTGATGACAACGCCAAATATAGCCATTGCAGATGTGCTTAaagcctgccagtcagtggacaCTGAGACGCATAAAGCTCGCCTGCTAGCCACAGCTTTGTCTTCCACCGTGTCCCAGAATCCtgcaaaggataaaacctgctttggATGTGGCAAAATGGACTATTTTCGTGCGCAGTGCAGATCTACCGCACAGCAATGTCACTCCAGCACAAAGTGCTCCATCTTTGATACAGGCCAGGACTTGTCAATTTTATGAAGCACATCTTAGATTGGTCACCCTGGTTATTTGGCAAAAAGAATTTTACGCCTGCTGAACTTCATTTCTGGAAGGAAGAAATATTGCAGCGTCCTTTAGTGTCttacaggttgcttccagatccacaGTGGAAGGGTCCAACTCCCTTGATTTCCTGAGGACCTCCCACTTAATCTCAACCTGCACTGCAGTTGGAGACATCGCCATATTGATGTGCCCTGGATAAAGTCACCTTCCACAGTTGTTCTAGTGTTTCTTGGCACGTTGAAAGACCATCTTCATCTCCACCGCATTGGCCCCCCTTTTCCCTGGGAAGCCACTTCAACCATCAAATATCATTACAGTTTTGTTGCTTCTTGTTTGGGAAATGAACCTGGCTTTGAAGGATGCCCTCGCCGGACTGGCATCGCTTGGATTTTATCCCCcagatctcttcttcttttctcccccctcagGATTCCTGCCCTATGATGtgttcccctgagcatgtacagaaaacTGTCTTTGAAcaattgtggactcttggcaggcgagggggtgaggggatttcagtgtgttccagttgtttcattcttgtgctttggcatggttcccggacagaaagcaagttgcaatatGGTTCTTTAGCAAGGTCTGCGAAGACAATGGACTCTGTTCTCTaccttgttgcaatctttttaAGTTACAGCAAGCAGCATATGCTTAGCTActgccttttagctgctgagaaaaatgattttgaaaagctttgagaagttTTGAGCTTGTTTTGGTGGTGGTATTCCAGTAAATGCTTCATATAAGATTAGCAATAATAATATGGACAATTGTATATGTTCACCCCCTGTGTCTTATTAATAGCAATTAATTTTAGGTCATTATCCATATTGTAATTGGACATATGAATACATTAATggatcttcttgttttcttaatgtTACAACCATGAGTGGCAGACCAAAGGTTTTAATTAATAATGTTACAACTTACATGACCTATGAACAACAAGCTGCGTGTAGAGACTTTTATGTTTGGTTCGACTGGATGAGAAAGAGCAGCAGAACTACATGTTTGCTTCAATCTGATTTATGGTTATTTTGTGGCACACGTGCCTACAAAGAAATCCCCTCTGCCTTTTCTGGTACCTGCACGTTAGGTATAGTAGTACCCTTGGTATATAAAATAGATAAGCTCCCAGCGGTCCGTTTGCGTAACAGAAGGGAAGTACAATCACCTATTTCTCAATATACAGGGACAGCCATCTCTAGGTCCCTTCTGCCTTCTTTAGGTGTAGCCATGAATTACCGTGATTTGCATAAATTGGCAAACTGGACAGAAAATTTGTTTAATTCCACCATTttggctttaaaaatgattaacaaAGAAATATCAGAAATAAGAAATGTAGTTCTTCAACATCATTATGCTTTAGATGTGATCCTTGCTTCTAAAGGTGGAATTTGTGCCTTAATTCATTCTCATTGCTGCATGTATATAACTGATCAATCGGCCAATATCTCTGCTACTATTGATCATATGGAACAAATGATAGCCCATAATCCTTTGAATCCACCTgaaggttttgatccatgggagtGGTTGTCTTCTTGGCTACCTAATGGATTATGGTtaagaaaaatattattgattGTAATTGCATGTATTGCTGGCTTCATTATGGTGTGTTGTTGCATTCAATGCATACCCTCTTTGATTTCCCAATGCACTGCATGGTGGTACCGACCACGGCCCACCACAGGGGTTACAAGAGGAATTTATGTTGCAAAGTGTAGACGCTTAGGCAATGAAGTGTACGATTTGGACTAATGGTCCCTCTTTTCCTCtaataatataaacaagaaaaggggatatgtgggaaaatgattgcttgtacatgagagcatgagcaaggttcttattgttacagggtgatttcatagctagaagcatccttggagcatgaacagcgcgtgaacagctcgtgctgtcctatGATTGGCTAATGTGGCATGGCCTGATGCTCGCATAAgtctagtgcgaaggtccttATCTGCTTGCTAGAACAAATTGTTGGCTTGTACttttgtatctttctgatttcacacaataaaagctgcGCTGCATCAGCCCTAGGGAGCAGCCATATTTCGGAACCTAATAAGGTGTGAGACTGACTTTTCTTTGAATGCCGAGCTGCAAACTCGACAATTCACTGTCTGAGGTGGAATCAGACCTGTATGCTATGTCTTAATTTTATAAACCACCATAGGGAACTGGAACTGAAAAGTAGCAAGTTCTGCTGTCAGTAGATTCAAGCCAGCACTGCCCTTAGTGGCATGGCACAGATTTGTCACAGGAGACTGTGTGTTAACAGCAACTGTGTTAGAAGAGATAGCTGGCTCTCTGCTGATTTAGCTTCAGCAAAAGACTGACAATCAGCTGGCACAACAGTCTTTGTTCTCCCATTTAAACTCAGGCTGGAAGGCCACCTGTCCTGGCATTGCCTGTCTTTAGCAGGATGCACTGAAGGAGACAAAACTGCTGCTAGGAGGGCAGATTTGTGAGTCTCGGTGTCAATATTCTGGCAAGGCTTAATCATTTGAGCAATCTCTGTTTCTGGCTTCTGGTACATCACTTTAAGAGCAGTCTTGCAATCAGCATTTTCATTTGCATAAGCCAATTGTTTCATTAAAACTTCAGAGGCTTCAAGGTTTGGAATTAAAGTACTGGCCGCTCTTAGCCCATCAAGAATGCCATGCAAGCCATTTTCTGTCACACTTCGCTTCAATTTCTTAAAAACTGTGAAGGACAATGGTTCATGGGCTCTCCGTCCCTGTGCATTCTGAACAACAGGACAGACTGATAATAACGGTAAGGTGTCAGCTATTTTTTCTTCACTGCTTCCTTCTGCCATATTTGAAATAACCAATTTTTGCATTGTGGTCTGAGCCCCTTGTGGGCATTGGTCCACGGAAGGTGGCATGGAATTTACATTTGACCCAGGCAAATCTTTAGCAAAAGAAGGTGCCAATGGAATTACCTTTGGCATGACCTCAGAGGAGAGAGGCTGGAAATCTAGAGGCTGAAATGGAGGGAACAATATTATGGTATTTTTAAAGGCAGCTAGGAGTTGCAACAATTTGGGAGCATTCACAGAGACAGTTGGTGGTTGCAGTAAAGGGTTAGAGAGCTTTCCAACTGCATCTGTACACAAATGCCAGGTGTGCAAGATTTGTACAGATGCCCCAGGATGTCTATGGAGTGCATCTCCCAGCTCATTCCATTTCTTAATGTCGTAAGTAACCCCCTCTGGAAACCAGGGGCACAGTCTCGCAATCTCTAACATCAATTTTTCTACTAGGGGTGCTAAATGCTTATCATGCCCTGCCTGAGCtagcaaaaataacaaattaTTCCTATGCTTTTCCTGCCCATGTGAAAGCTTGCTTCCCATGATCTCACCTGAAGGGTAATAGACGCGTGTCTTTTGGGCTCGTTCCGAGCGAATGAGATCCTAAGTCCGGGAATCGTTTTGCAGGAGATGATCCACCGCAACCGAAGGATAGCAGGCTGCTAGCTCTGAGGGGAGTCCAATCCTGGGGGTTTTCCTTTTGT comes from the Podarcis muralis chromosome 6, rPodMur119.hap1.1, whole genome shotgun sequence genome and includes:
- the LOC144328016 gene encoding LOW QUALITY PROTEIN: uncharacterized protein LOC144328016 (The sequence of the model RefSeq protein was modified relative to this genomic sequence to represent the inferred CDS: substituted 2 bases at 2 genomic stop codons) yields the protein MSPSGIPQPFEDEDGHDGLLHGAAEPVDVESGSWSLQSPEGILQAFVPVHVLAYRDGYSDLESTQDLRKYEHTHQHVVHPRSGSLWIPGESSRVNVILDYVTDLSALTSPGKGFRRHSSFRGSLLALDSMYWTATTAAAQEALSSVPDDKNESGGSIRQGPTKPYGQFVDRLDNTLKRQVQDVAAQELIVRQLAFEDSCFGGGIPVNASYKISNNNMDNCICSPPVSYXXQLILGHYPYCNWTYEYINGSSCFLNVTTMSGRPKVLINNVTTYMTYEQQAACRDFYVWFDWMRKSSRTTCLLQSDLWLFCGTRAYKEIPSAFSGTCTLGIVVPLVYKIDKLPAVRLRNRREVQSPISQYTGTAISRSLLPSLGVAMNYRDLHKLANWTENLFNSTILALKMINKEISEIRNVVLQHHYALDVILASKGGICALIHSHCCMYITDQSANISATIDHMEQMIAHNPLNPPEGFDPWEWLSSWLPNGLWLRKILLIVIACIAGFIMVCCCIQCIPSLISQCTAWWYRPRPTTGVTRGIYVAKCRRLGNEVYDLD